A stretch of Pseudolysobacter antarcticus DNA encodes these proteins:
- a CDS encoding DUF58 domain-containing protein, which yields MRPAPALIAACIVCALIGALVVFDIAPFAAFFSACGVLLLVAALDAWRLRGLITPWLERDLPPVVAVGIERVVTLRLRHQGGSPLPIEVHDLHPGDWPVFGLPRAVMLPVDRELEVPYRITPTERGTFRFDGCVLRLSSPLRLWRQRRTVPILQSLRVYPNFAPLAKLALIGAEQASRVVGAHLHRRRGEGTEFQQLREYRTGDSLRQIDWKASQRARKLISRDYQDERNQQVMLLLDTGRRLLARDGTLTHFDHVLNASLMLAYMALRQGDAVGLLASGGASRYMAPRRGLGAIDVLLDTLFDLDAQPVATDYLEAATQLSVRQSRRSLVVLITNVRDEDIDDLLAAVRQMQRRHLVCVASLREHVLDQVVNADVQNFSQAVTAAAMAQYIEQRTRAHQLLRAQGIDVLDVSCAELPAALVQHYLSIKRSARL from the coding sequence ATGAGACCGGCACCGGCCCTTATTGCGGCCTGCATCGTGTGTGCCCTGATTGGCGCACTCGTGGTTTTTGATATCGCGCCGTTCGCCGCATTTTTCAGCGCATGCGGCGTATTGCTGCTGGTTGCGGCGCTCGATGCATGGCGTTTGCGCGGTCTGATTACGCCGTGGCTTGAGCGCGATTTGCCGCCGGTGGTGGCGGTCGGTATCGAGCGTGTGGTGACCTTGCGCTTGCGCCATCAAGGCGGCAGTCCGTTGCCGATCGAAGTGCACGATTTGCATCCGGGCGATTGGCCGGTGTTCGGTCTGCCACGCGCTGTGATGTTGCCGGTGGATCGTGAGCTTGAGGTTCCGTATCGCATCACACCGACCGAACGCGGAACCTTTCGCTTCGACGGTTGTGTTTTGCGGCTGAGTTCGCCACTGCGCCTGTGGCGACAACGACGTACCGTGCCGATCCTGCAATCACTGCGCGTTTATCCGAACTTCGCACCGCTCGCGAAACTCGCGCTGATCGGTGCCGAGCAGGCGTCGCGGGTGGTCGGTGCGCATCTGCATCGGCGTCGCGGCGAGGGCACGGAATTTCAGCAGTTGCGCGAATACCGCACCGGCGATTCGCTGCGCCAGATCGACTGGAAAGCGAGCCAGCGCGCGCGCAAATTGATCTCGCGCGATTATCAGGACGAACGCAATCAGCAGGTCATGTTGCTGCTCGATACCGGTCGCCGTCTGCTGGCGCGAGACGGCACGCTGACGCATTTCGATCATGTGTTGAACGCGTCGCTGATGCTCGCCTACATGGCATTGCGTCAGGGCGATGCGGTTGGCCTGCTCGCCAGCGGTGGCGCGTCACGCTATATGGCGCCACGCCGCGGTCTTGGTGCAATTGATGTTTTGCTCGATACGCTGTTTGATCTGGATGCACAGCCGGTCGCGACCGATTATCTCGAAGCGGCAACCCAGCTCAGCGTGCGGCAGTCGCGGCGCTCGCTGGTGGTGCTGATCACGAATGTGCGCGACGAAGATATCGACGACCTGCTCGCCGCCGTGCGCCAGATGCAGCGGCGGCATCTGGTCTGCGTCGCGAGTCTGCGCGAACATGTGCTCGATCAGGTAGTAAACGCGGACGTGCAAAATTTTTCGCAGGCCGTAACTGCCGCGGCGATGGCTCAATACATCGAGCAACGCACACGTGCACATCAGCTGTTGCGCGCGCAGGGAATCGATGTACTGGATGTGAGTTGCGCCGAACTTCCCGCGGCGCTGGTGCAACATTATCTTTCGATCAAACGCTCCGCGCGGCTTTGA
- a CDS encoding stage II sporulation protein M: MKQENFQERHHDEWAALDAWLVHRTRPKSLQRLQDGEGLFGDLEFPSMYRRVCQHLALAERRGYSALLIERLQDLVQRGHLVLYRTPAPRWQRVLDFFAADFPRLVRSQWRVMTVAALLFFLPALGIIGLLQVRPELVHSIFAPAELAQYESMYDPASSSEKLGRESGTDLKMFGFYIFNNVSIGFRTFASGLLAGVGAIVVLLMNGLLIGGVAGHLTAIGYGEPFWRFVVGHSAPELLSIVIAGGAGLQIGMALIAPGRRTRSRALVEAGLIGGKLVLGVFAMLVFAAFVEAFWSSIIWMPNTIKYSVGGALWLAIPLWLWRGGRGQTLGNIAPVSANNVGPS, encoded by the coding sequence ATGAAGCAGGAAAATTTTCAGGAGCGGCATCACGACGAATGGGCGGCGCTGGATGCGTGGCTCGTGCATCGTACGCGTCCGAAGTCGCTGCAGCGTTTGCAGGATGGCGAAGGTCTGTTCGGCGATCTCGAATTTCCGTCGATGTATCGTCGAGTCTGCCAGCATCTTGCGCTGGCCGAGCGGCGTGGTTACAGCGCATTGTTGATCGAACGTTTGCAGGATCTGGTGCAGCGCGGCCATCTTGTCTTGTACCGCACGCCCGCGCCGCGTTGGCAACGTGTGCTGGATTTTTTCGCCGCCGATTTCCCGCGTCTGGTGCGTAGCCAGTGGCGGGTCATGACGGTTGCCGCGCTGCTGTTTTTTTTGCCGGCGCTGGGCATCATCGGCTTGCTGCAAGTGCGCCCGGAACTCGTCCACAGCATCTTCGCGCCGGCCGAACTGGCGCAGTACGAAAGCATGTACGATCCCGCGTCGAGCAGCGAAAAACTCGGTCGCGAAAGCGGCACCGATCTGAAAATGTTCGGCTTCTATATTTTCAACAATGTCAGCATCGGTTTTCGCACCTTCGCCAGCGGCTTGCTCGCCGGCGTCGGCGCGATTGTCGTATTGCTGATGAACGGTTTGCTGATCGGCGGCGTAGCCGGGCATCTCACCGCGATCGGTTACGGCGAGCCGTTCTGGCGATTTGTAGTCGGTCATTCCGCGCCGGAATTATTGTCGATCGTGATCGCCGGCGGCGCCGGTTTGCAAATCGGCATGGCCTTGATTGCGCCGGGCCGACGCACACGTTCGCGCGCACTGGTCGAAGCCGGTTTGATCGGTGGCAAACTCGTGCTCGGCGTATTTGCGATGCTGGTATTCGCCGCGTTTGTCGAGGCGTTCTGGTCGTCGATTATCTGGATGCCGAACACGATCAAATACAGCGTCGGCGGCGCTCTCTGGCTGGCGATTCCGTTGTGGTTATGGCGCGGCGGTCGCGGCCAAACGCTGGGAAATATCGCGCCCGTCAGCGCCAATAACGTCGGCCCATCCTGA
- a CDS encoding DUF4350 domain-containing protein, translating into MNRRGVLIGLLIVLALAALIGWWLYTFERVPQEINLPMRGEASYNPLFALKKTLQAQHIDVTTHGGLNVAAMHLQPGDALVLNADIRTLSEDQVDDLWDWVVDGGHLLFALPPASEGRAGELLESLDLKVKKHSSCLSLREISTNTDVPDKKAESKTGIFDDDESDADPANKFDSKTSKEQFCSSFRFQVEAKHVSEFAWLWGSEKNGYIFGRHTRGKGDWLVAASLDFLTNRRLNESDNATLAWQVIAPALGKGRVHLVYAADVPPWYVLMVVQGWPILLPLLFALLAWLWARSQRFGPLLLPAIAHRRALLEHVQAAGDFAISRGRGPALYEATRRAFLERLRRRDPAIAALRGEAMQQALATQYGFSTGDLQQALNPVDLNRPLQFFTTIKTLLSLRSKL; encoded by the coding sequence ATGAATCGACGCGGAGTGCTGATCGGATTGCTCATCGTGCTGGCGCTGGCGGCGTTGATCGGCTGGTGGCTGTACACCTTCGAGCGCGTGCCGCAGGAAATCAATTTGCCAATGCGCGGCGAGGCGAGTTACAACCCGCTTTTCGCGCTGAAAAAAACCTTGCAGGCGCAACACATTGATGTGACCACGCATGGCGGTTTGAACGTCGCGGCGATGCATCTGCAGCCCGGTGATGCGCTGGTGCTGAACGCCGACATACGCACGCTGAGCGAGGATCAGGTCGACGACTTATGGGATTGGGTCGTCGATGGCGGTCATCTGTTATTTGCATTGCCGCCGGCCAGTGAAGGCCGCGCTGGCGAGCTACTCGAATCGCTCGACTTGAAAGTGAAAAAACATTCGAGCTGCCTGAGCTTGCGCGAGATCAGCACAAACACCGACGTGCCAGATAAAAAAGCCGAAAGCAAAACCGGCATCTTCGACGATGATGAATCCGATGCCGATCCCGCTAACAAATTCGACAGTAAAACAAGCAAGGAACAATTTTGTTCGTCGTTCCGTTTTCAAGTCGAAGCGAAACATGTATCCGAATTTGCATGGCTGTGGGGCAGCGAAAAAAACGGCTATATCTTCGGTCGCCATACTCGCGGCAAAGGCGATTGGCTGGTTGCCGCAAGCCTCGATTTTCTGACCAATCGCCGCCTCAACGAAAGCGACAACGCAACTCTGGCGTGGCAAGTGATCGCGCCCGCGCTCGGCAAGGGTAGGGTGCATCTCGTCTACGCCGCTGACGTGCCGCCGTGGTATGTGCTGATGGTGGTGCAAGGCTGGCCGATCTTGCTGCCACTGCTGTTCGCGCTACTGGCGTGGTTGTGGGCGCGCAGCCAGCGTTTTGGACCGCTGCTGCTGCCCGCCATCGCGCATCGCCGCGCGCTGCTCGAACATGTGCAGGCAGCGGGTGATTTCGCGATCAGTCGCGGTCGCGGGCCGGCGCTGTACGAAGCCACACGCCGTGCGTTTCTCGAACGTCTGCGCCGTCGCGATCCTGCCATTGCGGCGTTGCGCGGCGAGGCCATGCAACAGGCGCTCGCGACGCAATATGGATTTTCTACAGGCGATCTTCAGCAAGCGCTGAATCCCGTCGATCTGAATCGTCCCCTGCAATTTTTCACCACGATAAAAACCCTGCTGTCATTGAGATCAAAATTATGA
- a CDS encoding RDD family protein, producing the protein MLDTLTLVETPEGIRLRLRAAGVMPRAAAWAVDFAVRVGVLWILGIGLMLLGETGMGLYLLLLFILFWLYPVLFEVLRDGQTIGKKALSLRVINANGSPVTWMGSIVRNLLRVVDMLPFFYGFGLVAGLIDPQSRRIGDIVAGTLVVHVGNPNQHLAAPQVPVVHAPIMLPADEQKSIVAFAERAQQLTVERQQELAALLPMLTESRGTLAVQRLLGMANAFLGRR; encoded by the coding sequence GTGCTCGATACGCTCACCCTCGTAGAAACGCCGGAAGGTATCCGCTTGCGCTTGCGTGCGGCCGGCGTGATGCCGCGCGCGGCAGCGTGGGCGGTGGATTTTGCTGTGCGCGTCGGAGTGCTCTGGATACTCGGCATAGGATTGATGTTGCTCGGCGAAACCGGCATGGGCCTCTACCTGTTGCTGCTGTTTATTCTGTTCTGGTTGTATCCGGTGTTGTTCGAAGTGTTGCGCGATGGCCAGACCATCGGCAAAAAAGCCTTGAGCCTGCGCGTGATCAATGCCAATGGCAGCCCGGTGACATGGATGGGATCAATCGTGCGCAACCTGTTGCGTGTGGTCGACATGCTGCCTTTTTTTTACGGCTTCGGTCTGGTCGCCGGATTGATCGATCCGCAAAGTCGGCGCATCGGTGACATCGTCGCCGGCACGCTGGTGGTGCATGTCGGTAATCCGAATCAGCATCTCGCTGCGCCGCAGGTGCCGGTGGTGCATGCGCCGATCATGCTGCCCGCTGACGAACAAAAATCGATCGTCGCCTTCGCCGAGCGCGCGCAACAATTGACCGTCGAACGGCAGCAGGAACTCGCCGCACTGCTACCGATGCTGACCGAAAGCCGCGGTACCTTGGCCGTGCAGCGATTGCTCGGCATGGCCAACGCTTTCCTCGGGCGGCGCTGA
- a CDS encoding RluA family pseudouridine synthase → MPLPTYNGLAASTLQLPQGNWSTVLDCLCAHFAAIPREQWLSRMQRGRVLDAQGHALDPAQPYRAEMRIHYYREVPDEIRIPFVESILHVDEHLLVADKPHFLPVTPSGSYVEETLLARLRRRFDNPHLVPLHRIDRGTAGLVLFSTNPESRVLYQSLFRDRQIAKHYEAIAAPLPDLQFPLTHRSRLIAGEPFVRMQQVEGLPNTETRIEVIGDDGDSWHYALFPITGKKHQLRVHMAALGAPIRNDDFYPHMAERAPDDYSQPLKLLAQRLEFIDPLSGAQRCFESQLTLCDHG, encoded by the coding sequence ATGCCGCTTCCCACTTACAACGGCCTCGCGGCCAGCACTCTGCAACTTCCGCAAGGAAACTGGAGCACGGTGCTGGATTGTCTTTGCGCGCACTTCGCCGCGATCCCGCGCGAACAATGGCTCAGTCGCATGCAGCGTGGCAGGGTACTCGATGCGCAAGGTCACGCGCTTGATCCGGCACAGCCATATCGAGCGGAAATGCGCATTCATTACTACCGTGAAGTTCCAGATGAAATACGCATTCCGTTCGTCGAATCGATATTGCATGTCGACGAGCATTTGCTGGTCGCCGACAAGCCACATTTTTTGCCAGTGACACCGAGCGGTAGCTACGTCGAGGAGACTTTGCTCGCGCGACTCAGGCGCAGATTCGACAACCCGCATCTGGTACCGTTGCATCGCATCGATCGCGGCACCGCTGGCCTCGTGTTGTTTTCGACGAACCCGGAGTCTCGTGTGCTTTATCAGTCGCTGTTTCGCGACCGTCAGATTGCCAAGCACTACGAAGCCATTGCTGCACCGCTGCCTGATTTGCAGTTTCCGCTGACCCATCGATCGCGGCTGATTGCCGGCGAACCGTTCGTGCGCATGCAACAAGTCGAAGGTTTGCCGAACACCGAAACGCGCATTGAGGTCATTGGCGATGACGGCGATTCTTGGCATTACGCGTTGTTTCCAATCACCGGAAAAAAGCATCAACTGCGCGTGCATATGGCGGCTCTGGGTGCGCCGATTCGCAACGATGATTTTTATCCGCATATGGCCGAACGTGCGCCGGATGATTATTCGCAACCGCTCAAGTTACTCGCGCAGAGGCTGGAGTTTATCGATCCGCTGAGTGGCGCTCAGCGCTGCTTCGAGAGTCAACTCACACTTTGCGATCACGGCTGA
- a CDS encoding RDD family protein — protein sequence MQQPPTLPALNPYAAPVARVEDISDDQLVLADRGIRLAAAIIDGLIVFGGVAVLGIIAAIAVPAFGKNHSGFLAFFGIAVLILFVALIIINMVMLHRHGQTIAKRLFGIKIVRGDGSRCALSRIIFARWLPVTLLGAIPLVGWIASLTDALMIFGETQRCLHDVFADTLVVKV from the coding sequence ATGCAGCAACCACCAACGTTACCCGCGTTGAATCCGTATGCCGCACCCGTGGCTCGCGTCGAAGATATTTCGGACGATCAACTGGTACTCGCCGATCGCGGGATTCGGCTCGCCGCAGCGATTATTGATGGCTTGATCGTGTTCGGTGGCGTGGCTGTGCTCGGAATCATTGCCGCCATCGCAGTTCCCGCGTTCGGCAAGAATCATTCCGGGTTTCTGGCATTTTTCGGAATTGCCGTATTGATACTTTTTGTTGCACTGATCATCATCAATATGGTGATGCTGCACCGACATGGGCAAACCATCGCGAAGCGCCTGTTCGGCATCAAGATCGTGCGCGGCGATGGCAGCCGTTGTGCGCTGTCGCGCATCATCTTCGCGCGCTGGTTGCCGGTGACTTTGCTCGGCGCCATTCCACTGGTCGGCTGGATCGCTTCGCTGACCGATGCGCTGATGATCTTCGGCGAAACCCAGCGCTGCCTGCACGATGTGTTCGCCGATACGCTCGTAGTCAAGGTCTGA
- a CDS encoding ankyrin repeat domain-containing protein, giving the protein MQTLSAILKRIGGVAEFSGIQIDGPNTCGLFNVYPLHVAAIWGDCEAIRVLVIAGARVNQQGEHGFTPLMEAVAQNIREPVELLISLGAEPLRNDDGQLPSEYAQIGGREELAALLRQHGF; this is encoded by the coding sequence ATGCAAACCCTGTCGGCAATCTTGAAACGGATCGGTGGTGTCGCCGAATTTTCCGGTATCCAGATCGATGGTCCGAACACCTGCGGTCTCTTCAACGTTTATCCGTTACACGTCGCCGCAATATGGGGCGATTGCGAGGCCATTCGAGTGTTGGTAATTGCAGGTGCGCGTGTGAATCAACAAGGCGAACATGGCTTTACTCCGCTCATGGAAGCTGTTGCTCAGAATATCAGGGAGCCTGTCGAACTTCTGATTTCGCTTGGTGCAGAGCCGCTGCGCAACGATGACGGCCAGCTTCCCAGCGAGTATGCGCAAATCGGTGGTCGGGAGGAGCTTGCCGCATTACTGCGGCAACATGGATTCTAA
- a CDS encoding DUF4129 domain-containing protein — protein sequence MQLAGLTIVLRPRSSWEAIDLGIALVRQHASRIWTVWILLTLPVAIVFGAIGILSGELWISAVLLWWLKPLFDRIPLFVLSRAVFGAPPTVRETLRAQWQWGWSGIWPWMFWRRFHPSRAMLLPVDFLENLRGPARGARSRVLLRAVGSPSMLLTLICMNIEIMLSISIMLLGLMFVPIEFFSESTRAMWTNLMTQPPLWAQCLSIFISWLAMSLIEPFYVGAGFGLYLNRRTQLEAWDIELAFRRIAGRLAQALSLLVFVLSLTLAGTISARAAPLDEIDGDHTSRADGACVIDADEAAKQIPDDIAGAAAQTGIKAPLKPNLKDVFGSEYRDDDAAFKAAIIEAYKDPDLNPKTTIDTWKRRHPSKDEVTDKTPSPWLHAIGGVIATLAQSGLWILLAIVLLLIIRYHRRWLPWISDRFEPKRASQRLTEHDIAMPESLPDDIAAAVRKLWQQGQSRAALALLYRGAVHRLALDLGTVLPPGATESQCLRYARRLPNQVYAKLFLRIVYYWQAAAYAQRLPSGAEVEVLLREWNQPSSAVA from the coding sequence ATGCAGCTCGCCGGACTGACCATCGTATTGCGCCCGCGCTCATCGTGGGAAGCGATCGATCTCGGCATCGCCTTGGTGCGTCAGCACGCCTCGCGCATCTGGACGGTGTGGATTCTGCTAACACTGCCTGTGGCGATCGTGTTCGGCGCGATCGGTATTCTGAGCGGCGAGTTGTGGATCAGCGCGGTGTTGTTATGGTGGCTCAAGCCGCTGTTCGATCGCATCCCGTTGTTTGTGTTGTCACGCGCCGTGTTTGGTGCGCCGCCGACGGTGCGCGAAACCCTGCGCGCGCAATGGCAGTGGGGTTGGTCTGGCATCTGGCCGTGGATGTTCTGGCGGCGATTTCATCCGAGTCGCGCGATGCTGTTGCCGGTGGATTTTCTGGAGAATCTGCGTGGCCCAGCGCGTGGCGCACGTAGCCGCGTGCTGCTGCGCGCGGTCGGTTCGCCGAGCATGTTGCTGACCCTGATCTGCATGAATATCGAGATCATGTTGAGTATCTCGATCATGCTGCTCGGGCTGATGTTTGTGCCGATCGAATTTTTTTCCGAATCGACTCGGGCGATGTGGACTAATCTCATGACGCAACCGCCGTTGTGGGCGCAGTGCCTGAGCATTTTTATCAGCTGGTTGGCGATGAGTTTGATCGAACCGTTTTATGTCGGCGCCGGTTTTGGTTTGTATCTCAATCGCCGCACCCAACTCGAAGCCTGGGATATCGAACTCGCGTTCCGCCGTATTGCCGGGCGGCTGGCGCAAGCGTTGAGCCTGCTGGTATTTGTGCTGTCGCTGACACTAGCTGGAACGATTTCGGCACGGGCCGCGCCGCTGGACGAAATCGACGGTGATCATACGAGCCGGGCAGACGGCGCATGTGTCATCGACGCTGACGAAGCAGCTAAACAAATACCCGACGACATCGCCGGTGCGGCCGCACAAACGGGCATCAAGGCGCCGCTCAAACCGAACCTCAAAGATGTTTTCGGTAGCGAATATCGCGACGACGATGCTGCATTCAAGGCGGCGATCATTGAGGCCTACAAGGATCCTGATCTCAATCCAAAAACCACCATCGATACCTGGAAACGTCGCCATCCGTCCAAGGACGAAGTGACCGATAAAACGCCGTCGCCGTGGCTGCATGCGATCGGTGGCGTCATCGCCACGCTTGCGCAAAGTGGCCTGTGGATTCTGCTCGCGATCGTGTTGTTGCTGATCATTCGCTATCACCGGCGCTGGTTGCCGTGGATCAGCGACAGGTTCGAGCCGAAACGTGCGTCGCAGCGTTTGACCGAGCACGACATCGCCATGCCCGAATCGCTGCCGGACGATATTGCCGCGGCCGTGCGCAAACTTTGGCAGCAAGGCCAGTCGCGTGCGGCGCTGGCGCTGTTGTATCGCGGCGCGGTGCACCGGCTCGCGCTCGATCTCGGCACGGTTTTGCCGCCCGGCGCCACCGAATCGCAATGCCTGCGCTACGCGCGGCGTCTGCCGAATCAGGTCTACGCAAAACTGTTTTTGCGCATCGTGTATTACTGGCAAGCGGCCGCATACGCGCAGCGCCTTCCGAGCGGCGCCGAGGTGGAAGTGTTGCTGCGCGAGTGGAATCAGCCATCGAGTGCGGTCGCATGA
- a CDS encoding GYF domain-containing protein, giving the protein MAQNWFYADKQNQQQGPVDESALVAAYQRGDVLISTLVWREGLPNWIPFSSVAAGLGIALPSGPPSLSRTGKVQIVKSGKSGSSTVVVIIVVVFGLIAMLGILAAIAVPAYQDYTIRARVTSAYVQGIALKSDVAEFYTREKSCPTNGEGTFKKADEYVTQYVSGIQFGALKSSGSCAIQVSLKGLGSTQTEGAVLQFAMAADGTWSESSSSLAPRYLPMSMRK; this is encoded by the coding sequence ATGGCACAGAACTGGTTTTACGCCGACAAACAGAATCAGCAACAAGGCCCGGTCGATGAGTCCGCGCTGGTCGCGGCATATCAACGCGGCGATGTCTTGATCAGCACCTTGGTATGGCGCGAAGGTTTGCCGAACTGGATCCCGTTTTCGAGTGTGGCAGCAGGTCTCGGCATCGCGTTGCCGAGTGGACCACCGTCATTATCGCGTACGGGCAAAGTACAAATCGTGAAGTCCGGCAAGAGCGGCAGCTCGACCGTGGTCGTCATCATCGTCGTGGTATTCGGATTGATCGCCATGCTTGGCATCCTTGCCGCGATCGCCGTTCCGGCCTATCAGGACTACACGATTCGCGCGCGCGTGACGAGCGCATACGTGCAAGGGATTGCGCTCAAAAGCGATGTCGCCGAATTTTACACGCGCGAAAAAAGTTGCCCTACCAATGGCGAAGGCACGTTCAAGAAAGCCGATGAATACGTCACGCAATACGTTTCAGGGATCCAGTTCGGTGCACTTAAAAGCAGCGGCAGCTGCGCGATCCAGGTGTCGCTGAAAGGCCTCGGTTCGACGCAAACCGAAGGCGCGGTGCTGCAGTTTGCAATGGCCGCGGATGGCACATGGAGCGAGAGCAGTAGCTCGTTGGCGCCGAGATATTTGCCGATGTCGATGCGGAAATAG
- a CDS encoding AAA family ATPase yields MSPDSSPSAAPLQPIQPITGTALFERIHAIRTQIAHAFVGQGEVLDQLLIALLADGHVLLEGVPGLGKTLLVRALATALECHFARVQFTPDLMPSDVSGHAFYDPKTESFKMRRGPVFTNLLLADEINRAPAKTQAALLEVMQERQVTIESRSFPLAPPFLTVATQNPIEQEGTYPLPEAQLDRFLLKILMNYPTHADEVRMVTDVSLGRTASDFDLSRVSAVAKPADIVAMQLGTALVRIDDVVLDYAVRITRATREWPGIGMGAGPRGSLALVRAARAQAVLENRDFVTPDDLRSIAKPALRHRISLAPEMQIEGRRVDDVLDALLLKVEAPRR; encoded by the coding sequence ATGAGTCCAGACTCGTCACCCAGCGCCGCTCCGTTGCAGCCGATCCAGCCGATCACTGGCACCGCGCTGTTCGAACGCATCCACGCCATCCGCACACAGATCGCGCACGCGTTTGTCGGTCAGGGCGAGGTGCTAGATCAGTTGCTGATCGCCTTGCTCGCCGATGGTCATGTACTGCTCGAAGGTGTGCCCGGGCTTGGCAAAACCTTGCTTGTTCGGGCGCTGGCCACCGCGCTCGAATGCCATTTCGCACGCGTGCAGTTCACGCCGGATTTGATGCCGAGCGATGTCAGCGGCCACGCGTTTTACGATCCGAAAACCGAAAGTTTCAAGATGCGTCGCGGCCCGGTGTTCACCAATCTTCTGCTCGCGGATGAAATCAATCGCGCGCCGGCAAAAACCCAGGCGGCCCTGCTCGAAGTGATGCAGGAGCGCCAGGTCACGATCGAGTCGCGCAGCTTTCCGCTGGCGCCGCCGTTTCTCACCGTGGCCACGCAAAATCCGATTGAACAGGAAGGCACGTATCCGTTGCCCGAAGCGCAGCTCGATCGTTTTCTGCTGAAGATCCTCATGAATTATCCGACCCACGCCGACGAAGTGCGCATGGTCACCGATGTGAGTCTGGGACGCACCGCGAGCGACTTCGATTTGTCACGCGTAAGTGCGGTGGCCAAACCCGCCGACATCGTCGCGATGCAGCTCGGCACAGCGCTCGTGCGTATCGATGATGTCGTGCTCGACTATGCCGTGCGCATCACGCGAGCGACGCGCGAATGGCCGGGCATCGGCATGGGCGCGGGGCCGCGCGGCAGTCTCGCGCTGGTGCGTGCGGCACGCGCGCAGGCGGTGCTGGAGAATCGTGATTTTGTCACGCCGGATGATTTGCGCAGCATCGCCAAACCCGCGTTGCGGCATCGCATCAGCCTCGCACCGGAGATGCAGATCGAAGGTCGGCGGGTCGATGATGTGCTTGATGCGTTGCTGCTGAAAGTCGAAGCACCGCGTCGATGA
- a CDS encoding metal-dependent hydrolase family protein, translating to MPARIPLNSNFSSCRNRFRIPRVARTTRLLRVCAGGFLAFGLVAAADARDVIIHAGTLIDGISATPREHMSIVLHDDKIVAVEAGFQSRPGAEIIDLTNATVMPGFIDCHVHISAKLPSRSNATEDWLTHSDIDRAFDGALFARQMLQQGFTSARDVGGGDETVAVRDAIEAHKIIGPRLWVSLEPLGPTAGHGDPHSGLDRDLSHKGWDNGLVDSPEQARLRVREHKRRGANLIKMMPSGGIASTGDDPRQQLMTDEEMRVVVETAHSLGLKVAAHIYPAGAIESAVRAGVDSVEHGSFATAQTFALMKAHGTYLVPTLTVYDVFYATARDHPELLTPGTAVKEMANDLLPKKNLALALKSGIKIAYGTDIGEGDHAMEFGLLIANGMGAMQAIFAATRDAAELIGAPEQIGSIQAGRYADIVATSGNPLHDSKQFGHVDFVMKGGVVYKINGAATAAKE from the coding sequence ATGCCTGCGAGAATTCCGTTGAACAGCAATTTTTCGTCTTGCCGCAATCGCTTTCGTATTCCTCGCGTAGCGCGTACCACGCGTTTATTGAGGGTTTGCGCCGGTGGATTTCTCGCGTTCGGTTTGGTCGCTGCGGCTGATGCGCGCGACGTCATCATTCATGCCGGCACGCTGATCGATGGCATATCGGCAACACCGCGCGAGCACATGTCGATCGTGCTGCACGATGACAAGATCGTTGCCGTCGAAGCGGGTTTCCAGAGCCGGCCCGGCGCCGAAATCATTGATCTCACCAATGCCACGGTGATGCCGGGTTTCATCGATTGCCACGTGCATATTTCAGCCAAGTTGCCAAGTCGCAGCAACGCGACCGAAGACTGGCTCACGCATTCCGATATCGATCGTGCGTTCGACGGCGCGCTGTTCGCGCGGCAGATGTTGCAACAGGGTTTCACCAGTGCGCGCGATGTCGGCGGTGGTGATGAAACCGTCGCGGTGCGCGACGCGATCGAAGCGCACAAGATCATCGGTCCGCGATTATGGGTATCGCTTGAACCGCTCGGACCAACTGCCGGACACGGCGATCCGCATAGCGGGTTGGATCGCGACCTGTCGCACAAGGGCTGGGACAACGGGCTGGTCGACTCTCCCGAGCAAGCGCGCCTGCGTGTGCGCGAACACAAACGTCGTGGTGCGAACCTGATCAAGATGATGCCATCGGGCGGCATCGCCTCGACCGGCGATGATCCGCGCCAGCAACTCATGACCGACGAGGAAATGCGTGTCGTGGTCGAAACCGCGCATTCGCTCGGACTGAAAGTCGCTGCGCATATCTATCCAGCCGGCGCGATCGAAAGCGCGGTGCGTGCCGGTGTGGATTCGGTCGAACACGGCTCGTTCGCGACCGCACAAACGTTCGCACTGATGAAGGCGCACGGTACGTATCTCGTGCCGACCTTGACCGTCTACGACGTGTTCTACGCCACAGCGCGCGATCATCCCGAGTTGCTCACACCCGGCACCGCGGTCAAGGAAATGGCCAACGATTTGTTGCCGAAAAAGAACCTCGCCCTCGCATTGAAATCGGGTATCAAAATCGCCTACGGCACTGATATCGGCGAAGGCGATCATGCGATGGAATTCGGATTGCTCATTGCCAATGGCATGGGTGCGATGCAGGCCATATTCGCCGCGACCCGCGATGCCGCCGAGCTGATTGGCGCGCCGGAACAGATCGGATCCATCCAGGCCGGACGCTACGCCGATATCGTCGCTACGTCGGGCAATCCGCTGCACGACAGCAAGCAATTCGGACACGTCGATTTTGTGATGAAAGGCGGCGTGGTCTACAAGATCAACGGCGCAGCGACGGCGGCGAAAGAGTGA